The Lytechinus pictus isolate F3 Inbred chromosome 14, Lp3.0, whole genome shotgun sequence genomic sequence gaaaggcgagagtcagaaccactagaccacgacgcaccacaaatagaatgaaatataatatgtaTTTCTGCAAAGATACTGATCGCATAATAATTATCAATCATTCTTTCTACTGGTACATGATTGCACTTCCAGAGCAAATCTCCAGTCTATTTTAGAGTACTCAACGTTAAGAAGACCGcacaaaattgtaaatttatatttaaagacATAACTACACAACAAAAGTAAAGGTATGCACCTGGCAAAAATGAGTATTACATTGTGTAGCCGTCGTCAAAtgtgtattacaattatcatgatATCACAAACGCACGATATAAAATCTGAAGGACACAATTTCTCATAGAACATGTtgtgtgtctctctctctcttctcactCTCTGGCATCAAGGTTGCTCTTTCACTCCGTTTTAATCTCCATATGATATTAGATAAATTTTTGTGGCAGACTAGCCAGTATCGTGAGAAAACAAAAGCTCATTTTAATGCACCGATGATCAAATTTAAGGACAGGTACAGTGTTTGAGAGGTATGGTCCAGATGTGTTTGAGGTGAATTATTTTTATCCTAATAATATGATTGGTACATTTGGTTGTGTGCAAGCACGTGACCTGTCATTTATTTGACATAACGCGTAGATTACTATTGACCGATGATGATTGGTCATTAGTAAAGTATAATGACCGGTCATTGTTTCGGGATGAAgatgattaaacaaaataacaatgatCTATATTGTATTACTATATAAAACTTTTAATACACATCATTTTGCTCTGGCATTAAAATAATTACTTACACTTTGATTTCGTTAAACGCCTTCGGCTTCGACTCGGGCGTATTAAAAATGTAACAACGGTCATTCGTGTATGTGAGTTTTACTAATGCCACTGATGATCATGATTTGTaatatttgtatactaatgCGTGCTGTTTTTATGTACAGTAATATATAAGGGGTAGCGAATTTTacgttatttttgttaattaacATGCATTCCTCTATTACCTTAAAGTGGTGAACAGTTTATATGTTTTACGTGAAACTATTATTAGCCATAATAATTCCATTTATAATATGTATGTTTATGAATTCGTTAGAAAGAGCGAACGGGCCCACCTGGTCGGCTCTTTAATTCCAGAGATATTTCGAGTCACGATACATTTGAACACGTGTCTGAACACCGAATGTTTCCAAGCATACACGATCGGGTTGACGCAACTGTTGAATGCAATGATGGCGAGGGTCATGGGACTTACTTCGTAATCCTCGGATACGAAGAGGATGACGATGGACGGTGTCCCACagaggaagaagaggacgaTGATGATCAGCATATTCGTGGTGATCTTCGATTCGAGCTCCCGCTGGCGTTGTGCGAATTCTCCTCTGACCGATTTTGGATCGTCGTGGACACCAGGGGCCTTCGATGTATCGTCCATCGGACTGTTCGTCGCACCGTTTTCAGCATGCTCCTCAGATCCTATGCGACGCAGATGGCGCTTGACATGTTGGTAGATTTTGACGTAGCAGATGACGATCAGGACTAGGCACATCACAAGCCATGCCCCTGCTGTGTACGAATGCGGGTTGCCTTTGACAAGGGAGCATATACCTTCGTCCAGTCCAAACTTGGCAAGTCCCGAAACCGCTAATACGACGTTGAAGCCGGCGATCGAAAATGAAGTGATGTCAATCATGATCGCCATTTTCCTGTGCGTGTACAATCGATTGTAATCCGTTCTAGCCTTGGTTATCATGTAGAATCTGTTGTAGGCTAGGATAGTCACGCTCACCCCCATGAAGATAAACATTGCTACCGCCGCAAAGACACATACCCTGTCAAAGGACACCGATCTCGTAAATCAACTGATTAGCAGCAGTCTTGAACTAGCGGGAGCACGttgaaaattatatatcatCAGCCAAACTCTACATGCAAAATGGACCTTTTGCtcaaaaagatatatttttattcgACGATCCTCTGTCTATCTCAAGTGCAGAGGGGAAAGAGCCGTGCGTGTTGATAACAATGTATGGATATATCATGATGAAACGATGTTTGATGTTAAACAAAGACACAATTATTGATAGTAATTttgctttatcatgtttattgatTGATGGAATTGATACAATGGGGTTGCAAATAGCATCGTTAGGTTATCAAACACAAAAAAGTAAATTTCAAAACCTTAAGTGTTTGAATGCTGTGTGAGCAACTTCCTTATTCAACACCAGATAGACACCTATATACCAAAGAGCTTGAGTAGCACGAACGTGATGGTGAAGAATTGAGTAAGTTATATCTAAAAACGCAAACTTTGAGATAGAGAGGGTgatgagagagatagagagagagagggaaagggagagagaaaggggagaggAGAGGAGCAGAGAAGAgatgtatatacagtatatcaaTCAAGTGAAATCTATAAAGGAAATGTAATATCGTAAATGAAACGTAcaaattagatttagattaagattttattaattttccgttcacaaagcacaacaaaatcaaagtaacaatacatagtcaaatttaaagtacaatttCAATCGGAATATGCATAAGAATTAGAAGGTATAAACGATGAGAACTAATGAAaactaaagtaactttgactaATAATTACATAAAACAGAACGGAGTGGCTTGCCAAGagaagcaaagcttgtatgggATGCAAGCCCCtgtaacttagtttcaatacctAACTTAGAGACAACATTACAAGACTATAGTATAAAGGAGAGACGGAAGACAGTTTAATAGGAGAAATTATTATACTATAACCCAACAAAAAGTCAATAAGACAATTCTAACAATTCAATCAAACGTATAACACATGGGCTTTTTTTTACCAATATGGTCAGTTCAATCCGTAACAAAACAGATACATTAAAAACATGCAGCAATcataatataattcattttcagagttgattttatttcataagcATTACACAAAGTTGACGGCAATGAGTTATCATGCAAAAGTATTCACGTAAACATAAAAACACACCTTCCCCGCAATTACGTGTTCTGCTTACTACAATTTTAGAATGTTTAAGCGAAGATAAGAATTATCCTGGAGTTTCATGCAAGATTAAATGAAACGTATTTCTGCAAAGACACTGACTGCGAAATAATCATCAATTAATCTTTCTACTGGTACATCCTTGCACTTCTATAGGAGATCTCTAGTCTATTTGAGAGTACCAGACGTTAATAAGACCgcacaagatttaaaaaaatatatttacaaaaataactaCACAACGAAAGTAAGGGTATGCACTTTGCGAAAATGAGTATTAAATTGtgcggttacacttcgtaattccgaaggttcgtaattccgaaacacgtaaattgcctatacctcgatgttcgttaatccaaaaacgaaaaagggttcgtaaatccgaacatttgtggtgttattccgaaggttcgttgttccgaaggttcgataatctgaaaacgaaataaggttcgttgttccgaaggttcgttaatccgaaaacgaaataaggttcgttgttcctaaggttcgttaatccgaaaacgaaataaggttcgttgttccaaaggttcgctaatccgaaaacgaaataagattcgttattccgaaggttcgttaatccgaaaaatgaaaaccgggaaagcagagGAAGGTGGTGGGGGGAACACCGTTGCTGTACAATTGgtatgaggatgggaaggcaagggcggaCAAACGAATTttcgtttgggggggggggcaaagccaaaaatgacactcatacgtcaaaatgggcactttggtgatattttcaccatgagaccCGGGCCATGaaattatcatctgcgtgaagtcattgtgtattttatagtaattaagtagagaaaagcctttttgaagtgacttcTGAATATGGAAAGATGTaaatttaggctttatttttcgcgaGAGTGTATAATGagcaagcggtttggaaaaaaaatcaaagctgaagttgtaaaactcgttttgggggtcaattactgttaaaatggcattattgcGAGGTGTTGCGAGCGTGAATCACAATCTCAAACTTTAgggcatttcaataagaaaaaaaaaaaaaattccgagcaggtttctgctatcattaaaaagatgtgcatctaaccaTGGACCCAATAGAGTCCATGATCTAAATAaattaacacgagcgcaaagcgcgagcttaaatatactgaccagaaaaggaacctgttatggaataacgaagcttgggaattacgaatgtatgcgaaatTCACTACCCCTTATATATTACCGTACAAAAAAACCCACCACGCATTAGtctacaaaataatattaaaaatcgTGATTATCGGTGGCATTAGTAAAACTCACATACACACAGGAGCTTTGTAACGTTACACACCCGAGTCGAAGCCGAAggcgttttgaagaaatcaaaatGTGGGTAATTATTCTAATGCCAGAGCAAAATGATGCGTATTAAAAGTGTTATATAGTAATGCAATATAGATCcttgttattttgtttaatcatcTTCATCCCAGAACAGTGACTGTTCATTATACTTTACTAATGACCATTCATCATCGGTCAATAGTAATCTACGCGTTATGCCAAATAAATGACAGGTCACGTGCTTGCACACAACCAATCATAATTATTAGGATCAAAATAATTCATCTCAAACAAATCTGGCCAATACCTTTCAAACATGATCATTGTAGCATTCAATTGTGCTTTTGTTCTCTTAACATATTGGCTAGTTTGCCACAAAGATTTATCGAACATCATATGGAGATTAAAACGGAGTGAAAGTGCAACCTTGATGTCAGAGAGTCAGAAGAGAGAAATCATGTCCTTTAGATTTTATATCGTGCGTTTGTGATATCATGATAATTCTAATACACATTTTGACGACGGCTGCACAATGTCGCATACatccgtaattccgaagcttcgttattccgaaggttcgtatttccaaaggttcgtaattccgaaggttcgttagtccgaaaacgaaatgaggttcgtaattccgaaggttcgttagtccgtaaacgaaatgaggttcgtaattccgaaggttcgttagtccgaaaacaaaatgaggttcgtaatttcgaagcttcgttagtccgaaaacgaaataaggttcgtaattccgaagcttcgttagtccgaaaacgaaataaggttcgttaatccgaaaattaaataaggttcgtatttccgaaaatgaaattaattcattttggcaACGAGAACGGTGTTTTCCTTACAAGATAACAGAAtattatgcaataatagtgataacgaacgatgatacatgtgtgttgtggccaaagcatgtatttcattaagaataggcgcccggatcaagcataggcttaatttcgattttatctgagcaattgctgcaTAAGCAAATGGTTTAAGGATGCAGGGGATTAAGAGTGTTGGTCGCGTGCGAGTAACCTACAGATAATAGGTTTTGTATTGGAGGGGGTGTCATTTTAATGAGCTTtgctggtaataaaaataaaaataatactaatgatgatcataataaaaatggtaataaagaatataaatgttaataaaattttattgatcGTAACGCCTAGTGTTAACAAtgttaatccttttttttctttgttttacacttttttttattctaggtcTCTTTCAGCTTGATTTAATTAACTTTGtgtattcttattatcattctcTTTTAGGTCCAGTTCAAATCTACTCGacttttctccttctttatattttgatttgttatgaatatcaattttctttgttttacactttttttattCTAGGTCTCTTTTCTACCATGACTtaccatctatctttatttcaccAGCTCAGGAAGATCAAGCTGAAGGCCCTCAATACCTCTTTTCACCAGGACAATTACAGATTTTATTCCCTCAATCGCATTATACCCACGGGGCCTCCAACTTCATTGCACTCCTGGTCTCGGTACGCTCACACCTGAACTTCGCAAACGATGGAACCAGACCTTACATGGAGCTTCAGTTCGACTAATTAACATCCTCTCTGAACAGTGTATTGCTTCTCTTGATTCTTTTTCAGCTGACATCAGTAGCCTGGAAGACGAACTACGTTCTTGCTGTACCCAAACCCAATGGCTTcagtataatgatgaaattgaatctGATCTCTCTAAACACAGGTCTCTCCTCACTGAACGCAGGAACATAGGCAACCTCACAAAGAAGCGACAACGGTCAAACAGATTTAGACGACATACCAACAACAATGATGCATCCCCCCATTTGGTTGTTAATCTCtcatcctcccctctctcccaagcagaaacctctcttctctctaAAGGTCTCAAGTTTTGCCCCACGCCACCAGAAGTTGAACAGATAGCTCTCAGCCAAGACCTCTCTACATTCTATCGCAGGATACGTCTCAAAGAGTTCTTTTTAGATGCACCCCCTTCTGATCCCGAGCCCTTCTACAAGAAAAGCACATGGATTTCACCCAAGAATAGAGTTCCTTCCCTTGAAACTTACATCCAAGCTGTCTCATCCCAAGTTCGCTCCACAGATACCCTCGACACCAGAGCACATGACAACCTTCCTCGAGAAGAACGCCAGGCTCTCTCATCACTCAAAAACAGgtccgacatcatcatcaagcctgCAGACAAAGGATCAGCCGTCGTTGTTATGGACCGCCAGCAGTACATCGATGAAGCCATGAAACATCTCAATAATCGATCTCACTATGCACTCCTCGATTCTGACCCTACTTGTAATTTCTCCCTACAGATCCAATTAACactgaatgacatgaaagaacaCCAGCATCTCTCCGGGAAGGCCCACAAATTTATCTCCCCTACTAATGCTAAACCTGCCCGCTTCTATCTCCTCCCGAAGATCCACAAACCTGGCAACCCCggtcgacccatcctctcaggaaatggttcctcaacagagaacatctccctttttgttgattaccacattaagccccttgtctcacgtgcaccctcttacatccacgacactccagactttctcaggaaactaaatgacatcaaggaccagatacccgagactgcgatcatcggcactttcgatgtttcttcactgtacaccagCATTCCCCACGACGAAGGTATCCAATCATCATGTGAAGCCTTAGCCGCCAGTGGCCATTCCAGTCCCCCCATATCCgatatcaaatctctgatgtctcatgtactaacaaaaaacaacttcacattcatgggcAAGCACTACCTACAGATATTTGGTACAGCAATGGGCGCCcggatggctccttcattcgcctgtctcttcatgacCAAGCTGGAACAGAagatgttagattcagccccctgtcgcccatggatttggtggcgttacatagatgacattttcttcatctggaccagAGATGAagatacattcattgaccacatcaattccttccacaggaccatcaaattcacttctgatttctcccaacaggaaacccacttccttgatgtcacagtccagaaaaagtataacggtatcaccactaccctatactctaaacccacagatacccaccagtacctccactcatccagctgccacccccgtcactgcaaaaccggcatcgcttacagtcaagacctcagacttcgccgtatctgctccgaggaccctgatttttccttccatgccaggaatttgcagaaacatctctgtgccaggggccacggggctagggcagtccaactggcaattaacaaagttcgttctctccccagatctgaagttctcaaaccaaaaagtgacaaggagactaccggcagaataccgcttgtgaccaccttccatcccaatctaccccctctccgcaaaattcctgtgtgataaccaccacattttacacacttctgatcgtctccaacaggccgttcccgatactccccttctagcataccgacgcccaccgaatctcagggacctcattgttcgtgctgaagtgccctccctcactaacaattcttctcccatacagcatggcaccttcaaatgcaccagcaacatgTGCATCATACGTGAAATACACTTTCACGAGGGCGACACtctcaccagcaactctaccagcctgtctcaccaaatcaagggcaacataactaccactaatgttgtatatctcatcacttgcagagtttgtagggtacaatacataggggaaaccaagaccacactcaagagacgattctacgggcacagatccaccgtcaacacagcaaagctggacactccagttggccgccattttaacctccccaaccactccatcactgacatgatgctacagggcatcgaatctttaggtacccgtcctgactcagtccgtacgagcagagagaagctctggatgagacgacttcgcaccacccaacctcatggcctgaacatccaagaggggaacgactgattattctttcctatccactttcaatttatatatacatatcatttttcccctcagctcttttgaattatagtttcttcctctactttcctcccatatctcatacaagctcagctccaatttttccttccttattcaggcgatataataattattatatatatatatattttctttctttctccactcacctcttttagatttaccacatttgcttatttacatgtatactatggtttcttcataatacaccccctctcttctatatttgcttttacctttttaggcaatttgcttcctctttttcacatatacagttttttttttttttttttttttttcctactgtatagtcctatgtttttttcccgtcacacctagcggattacaatatcagttacaccatatgtgtatttatattttttcatatacatttcttttttggatatatttatatacaaatcacttatagatacatatttacacttaccttcttctcttagtttgtttaatgctttatcatatatacttatatgtcttttgcacattatcagttgttccccattcttttcctttttcccccactcttatgcaccagtttattatgcctttctttgtaacctgtttgacccacctctcactaattctctagttattcatccctctatcactgttttgttccagatcctgtttgatgttgcctgcctcattatcttaatccctcttggccttacttacactaacttccctttgtgtctgcctactccttttctttcatccccttcactattaaacctgattggtcttctctactcactaataccccttttgtctccttgtttctagtgttgatgtagcttgtttgtggtctatattatggttgttccactttatatgtttgtcattttgcctccgacgaagattctgctaggatcgaaagcttaggcccctttttgactttctaatttccTTTTTAAATGATTCAAAAAATGCTCGtaatgtttactttttatgtggggcgttgttgcccagtggattagtcttctgactatgaaacagagggtcgtaggttcgaatcccagccatggcgtaatttccttcagcaagaaatgtatccacactgtgctgcactcaacccaggtgaggtgaatgggtacccggtaggaagaaatttatTAAATGCCTTCATttgggcgcctaggcagcccagctaaagccggggtaatgataatagcagggcccgctgggagaacagttttcggaactgaagtggcttcccttggtaaataataccaatattattattatcattatcattattattataattattattaggcctacatgaaatttccaaaagtttgagctcgtgattcgctCGCAACATCCCACAAGGATgtccttttaacagtaattaggtccataattgaccaaaaagcgagttttacaacttcagatttgaaataatttttcgaaaccgcttgctcgctacgcttgctcgcgaaaaataaaacctaaatatatatcttatcaatcagaaatcaagtaaaaaaacctttgctcaacttaattactacaaaccaCACAAATTctttacacagatgataatctgatggtgaaaatatccgtttgcaccaaaatggcCGTTTTGGCATATAAAGTgcaacttttttgtttttgccccccaaaggaaaatacgttccgccgcccctggttgaaacatgcatcgtcttcatggctaactgcaaaaattatttaacatgtcccttttagttcaggtcagagcttatatttaaaatttctgctcgcgcttcttgctcgcagttgtcatctagttacataggcatcttgttttgaagatcacaaacatattgcccatcatattcataaaaaacattatagctcgcgcttcgcgctcgcattatttaaaaatggcttatgatattattacatatttagtttattttataagaataaagctaattattggtcgttaggactaccctttcaaagaaacaaacaaacaaatatcaactttgagctgccgatcggggaaattaTGGGTGAACAAACAGGGAAAtgttatttttccaaaatgggaaattctcttttttcaaaataaatactctttttaaagtacacattttagattaattttcaggctggaatattacaatttgtcagctcgcgcttcgcactcgcattattcgattggtgaaatatgtatcataaagaggtcactaaatgcagtccttaacaagttctttttctggtcagtatattttagctcgcgctttgcgctcgtgttaattctttagttagatcaTGGACCCTATATGGTCCAtggttagatgcacatctttttaatgatagcagaaacctgctcggaattttttattttcatttgttattgaaatGCCCTAAAGTTTGAGCTTGTGTTTCACGCTCACAACACCTCgcaataatgccattttaacagtaattgacccccaaaacgagttttacaacttcagcttTGAAATTCTTCCAAACCATTCGCTCATTATACTGTCtcgcgaaaaataaagcctaaatatacgtctttccataatcagaagtcacttcaaaaaggcttttaTCTACACAatgacttcacgcagatgataatctcatggtgaaaatatcaccaaagtgcccattttgacTTACGAATGTCATTTTTGGCTTGCCCCCCCCAAACGAAAATtcgttcggccgcccttgccttcccatcctcataacaattgctccccccccccaccaccacacttgcccttcctctgctttcccggttttcatttttcggattaacgaaccttcggaataaagaaccttatttcgttttcggataaacgaaccttcggaataacgaatcttatttcgttttcggattaacgaaccttcggaataacgaatcttatttcgctgtcggattaacgaaccttcggaacaacgaaccttattccgttttcggattaacgaaccttcagaacaacgaaccttatttcgttttcggattaacaaaccttcggaacaacgaaccttattttgttttcggattaacgaagattcggaacaacgaaccttattttgttttcggattaacgaaccttcggaacaacgaaccttatttcgttttcggattatcgaacctttggaataacgaaccttcggaagtacgaagtgtaaccgtgaattt encodes the following:
- the LOC135156597 gene encoding adenosine receptor A2a-like; translated protein: MGVSVTILAYNRFYMITKARTDYNRLYTHRKMAIMIDITSFSIAGFNVVLAVSGLAKFGLDEGICSLVKGNPHSYTAGAWLVMCLVLIVICYVKIYQHVKRHLRRIGSEEHAENGATNSPMDDTSKAPGVHDDPKSVRGEFAQRQRELESKITTNMLIIIVLFFLCGTPSIVILFVSEDYEVSPMTLAIIAFNSCVNPIVYAWKHSVFRHVFKCIVTRNISGIKEPTRWARSLFLTNS